Proteins co-encoded in one candidate division KSB1 bacterium genomic window:
- a CDS encoding STAS domain-containing protein, which yields MANQTGRPLLVKLTGQLMEPEQELFKTRVDQISKNTAEQKVVFDFSFLINMSSSGLGKLIVLHKRLVEQGRQFAIQGINNLFAFFQAIHLEKMIQMDKDPGPGNLTLTTFES from the coding sequence TTGGCAAATCAAACAGGACGACCCCTCCTCGTAAAGCTTACCGGGCAACTGATGGAACCAGAGCAAGAGCTTTTCAAAACACGGGTCGACCAAATCTCAAAGAATACCGCCGAGCAGAAAGTCGTCTTTGATTTCAGTTTCCTAATAAACATGAGCAGTTCCGGCCTCGGCAAATTGATTGTACTGCACAAACGTTTAGTCGAACAAGGGCGGCAATTTGCCATTCAAGGAATTAACAATTTATTTGCTTTCTTTCAGGCCATCCACCTTGAAAAAATGATCCAGATGGACAAAGATCCTGGCCCCGGCAATTTGACTTTAACCACTTTTGAAAGTTAG
- a CDS encoding four helix bundle protein, whose product MREPAKSFVDLIVWQKAHNLVLAIYKFSENFPKSETYGLTSQLRRSAVSVPANIAEGFKKKGKRDKLRFLNIAQGSLEETRYYLILARDLRYGDPADLMKLVEEVGKLLGGYSKRILASGS is encoded by the coding sequence ATGAGAGAGCCTGCTAAAAGTTTTGTGGATTTGATTGTTTGGCAGAAAGCGCATAATTTGGTTCTGGCTATTTATAAGTTTTCAGAGAATTTTCCCAAATCTGAAACTTACGGTCTGACGTCGCAATTGCGCAGATCTGCGGTTTCAGTGCCAGCAAACATTGCTGAAGGATTCAAGAAAAAGGGCAAACGTGACAAATTGAGGTTTTTGAACATAGCTCAAGGCTCCTTGGAAGAAACACGGTATTACTTAATTTTGGCCAGAGATCTCAGATACGGAGATCCGGCGGATTTAATGAAATTAGTTGAAGAAGTTGGCAAATTGCTTGGCGGCTACTCAAAAAGAATTCTGGCTTCCGGCTCCTGA